In a single window of the Rhodopirellula bahusiensis genome:
- the odhB gene encoding 2-oxoglutarate dehydrogenase complex dihydrolipoyllysine-residue succinyltransferase has product MSDIIPVEVPTVGESISEVQIGNWLKQEGDWVKNGEDLVEIETEKASVQIPAPASGYLQSITKQSDEFAEVGQQIASIQVAEQPADGDGGSSSGGSAPAASNAASAPAAPAPAASSPAKGGGGFVMPAAQRLLDEHKLDSSQVPATGPGGRLLKEDVLAYIRNGASRPAPAAPPAAPAAPAAPAQPMSSPETASLMTSGGYRSEEVKPMSMLRRTIASRLVQAQQTAALLTTFNEINMAPVMAIRSKYKDAFAKKHGVKLGFMSFFAKATVEALRRYPAVNAEIRGDSMVYRNYQDIGIAIGGGKGLVVPVLRNVERMSFAEVEGSIAEYARLAGENRLQPSDLMGGTFTISNGGIYGSLLSTPIVNPPQSGILGLHSIQERPVAEDGQVVIRPMMYVALTYDHRIVDGREAVGFLVAIKETIEDPARLFLEV; this is encoded by the coding sequence GTGAGCGACATCATTCCCGTCGAAGTTCCCACCGTTGGCGAGTCGATCAGCGAAGTGCAAATCGGCAATTGGCTCAAACAAGAAGGCGACTGGGTCAAAAACGGCGAAGACCTCGTCGAAATTGAAACGGAAAAAGCTTCGGTGCAAATCCCCGCTCCCGCCAGCGGATACCTGCAGTCGATCACCAAACAGTCCGACGAATTCGCTGAAGTCGGCCAACAAATCGCCTCGATCCAAGTCGCGGAACAACCCGCCGACGGCGACGGCGGATCATCCAGCGGTGGCTCAGCTCCGGCCGCCAGCAACGCCGCATCGGCTCCTGCAGCACCGGCACCCGCCGCATCCAGCCCCGCCAAGGGTGGCGGTGGTTTTGTGATGCCCGCCGCTCAGCGTTTGCTCGACGAACACAAACTGGACTCCTCGCAAGTTCCCGCGACTGGTCCCGGGGGACGTTTGCTGAAAGAAGACGTGCTGGCGTACATCCGCAACGGAGCCTCCCGGCCTGCACCCGCGGCACCGCCGGCTGCTCCTGCCGCGCCCGCAGCACCGGCCCAGCCCATGTCTTCACCGGAAACCGCTTCGTTGATGACCAGCGGTGGCTACCGATCCGAAGAAGTCAAACCGATGAGCATGCTGCGTCGCACCATCGCGTCGCGACTCGTCCAAGCCCAACAAACCGCGGCGTTGCTGACCACATTCAACGAGATCAACATGGCACCTGTCATGGCGATCCGCAGCAAATACAAAGACGCGTTCGCCAAGAAGCACGGCGTCAAACTTGGCTTCATGTCGTTCTTTGCCAAGGCCACCGTCGAAGCCCTGCGTCGTTACCCCGCCGTCAACGCGGAAATCCGTGGCGACTCGATGGTCTATCGCAACTACCAAGACATCGGCATTGCAATTGGCGGTGGCAAAGGCTTGGTCGTTCCTGTTCTTCGCAACGTCGAACGCATGTCGTTTGCCGAAGTCGAAGGCAGCATCGCCGAGTACGCTCGTCTGGCCGGCGAAAACAGACTGCAACCCAGCGATTTAATGGGCGGCACGTTCACGATCAGCAACGGTGGCATCTACGGATCGCTGCTCAGCACACCGATCGTCAATCCGCCACAAAGCGGGATTTTAGGACTGCACTCGATCCAAGAACGTCCCGTCGCGGAAGACGGTCAAGTCGTCATCCGTCCGATGATGTACGTGGCGTTGACCTACGATCACCGCATCGTCGACGGTCGCGAAGCGGTTGGATTCTTGGTCGCGATCAAAGAAACGATCGAAGACCCAGCCCGATTGTTCCTGGAAGTCTGA
- a CDS encoding exonuclease/endonuclease/phosphatase family protein: MSDAPEKGHPIQMALIVVLLIGGGWYFFKHYNIDGLDGVAIKPKADFAWEKLDDPFTFTSSTDARESLDWPVDESGNPIEADPVIYSPSDLLRSGPSTNDRAWGNPVYDGKGSAPTEQISAKRPAQFKNLRIASWSLDGFGPTKLASNICRMNLIRVVRQFDMVALQQVSSVHQDLVPRMVDAINESSLGSGGPVYDYVLGGPTGPAERGEQMVILFRPDRIRVDRTQTYTVADPDQQMLYDPLVAWFRAAQPSAERAWTFTVANVRIDLGRAPGEVALLGQLFDSIRDDGRGEDDILMMGLFQADDAYLLPTIAGRSVRAAVSSTPTDIFGRHQTENIVFDFKSTAEAIGRGGVYDFLRVYNLSLSEAQTVSSYLPVYAEFSALEGSPIVNQATLDQAVVQQASLPSSKKLR, encoded by the coding sequence ATGTCCGATGCACCCGAGAAAGGCCATCCAATTCAAATGGCTTTGATCGTCGTGTTGTTGATCGGCGGGGGATGGTACTTCTTCAAGCATTACAACATCGACGGATTGGACGGAGTCGCGATCAAACCCAAGGCCGACTTCGCTTGGGAGAAACTCGACGACCCGTTCACATTCACGTCGTCAACCGACGCTCGCGAATCTCTGGATTGGCCCGTCGACGAATCGGGCAATCCGATCGAAGCGGACCCGGTGATCTACAGCCCCAGCGACTTGCTGCGGTCGGGGCCTTCCACGAATGATCGTGCTTGGGGCAACCCGGTCTATGACGGCAAGGGTTCCGCACCGACCGAACAGATTTCCGCGAAGCGACCTGCTCAGTTCAAGAACCTTCGCATCGCTTCGTGGTCACTGGATGGATTTGGTCCGACGAAGCTGGCCAGCAACATTTGCCGGATGAACTTGATCCGTGTTGTTCGTCAGTTCGACATGGTGGCGTTGCAACAGGTTTCGTCCGTTCATCAAGACCTCGTGCCGCGAATGGTCGATGCGATCAACGAAAGTTCGCTTGGCAGTGGCGGCCCGGTTTACGACTACGTTCTCGGTGGGCCAACTGGACCGGCGGAACGTGGCGAGCAAATGGTGATTCTGTTTCGTCCCGATCGCATTCGTGTGGACCGAACTCAGACGTACACCGTTGCTGATCCTGACCAGCAGATGCTTTACGACCCGTTGGTCGCGTGGTTCCGTGCAGCTCAGCCCAGTGCGGAGCGGGCGTGGACGTTCACGGTTGCCAACGTGCGAATCGATTTGGGACGTGCTCCCGGCGAAGTCGCTCTGTTGGGCCAGCTGTTTGATTCCATTCGGGACGACGGACGCGGTGAAGATGACATCTTGATGATGGGATTGTTTCAAGCGGATGACGCGTACTTGTTGCCGACGATCGCGGGACGCTCGGTTCGCGCCGCGGTGTCCAGCACACCGACGGATATCTTTGGGCGGCATCAAACCGAAAACATCGTGTTCGATTTCAAGTCGACCGCCGAAGCGATTGGTCGCGGTGGAGTCTACGACTTCCTGCGTGTGTACAATCTCAGCCTTTCCGAAGCTCAAACTGTTTCCAGCTACTTGCCGGTGTACGCCGAGTTCTCGGCGCTGGAAGGCTCTCCGATCGTGAATCAAGCGACTTTGGATCAGGCCGTCGTCCAACAAGCGTCGTTGCCGAGCAGCAAAAAGCTTCGCTAG
- a CDS encoding cysteine desulfurase family protein, translating into MIYLDHHATTPCDPRVVEAMLPYLTQHFGNPHSDSHEAGREVRRAIEQSIDSMAAILNAPRENLVVTSGATESINLAMRGVLMHPRCKRHQVVVCDTEHPAVLEVAEDLSKQSIAGGQPIEIVRAGVHPHDHRFAGQVDLDQLRAAIGEHTALVSIMWANNEIGSIMPIKTIAEITHEAGALLHCDATQAVGRLPVDMRSADVDLLSASAHKFYGPKSTGLLVVGNGNRRVRLRPQIIGGGQQRGLRGGTLNPATIVAMATAMRIAIDDLDGDTSRILELRESLWDRLSSAIEGLQLNGIDWREETSLRLPGNLNVRLRDIEGESWMAATPDVAFSSGSACSSTEALPSHVLLAMGLSESEARRSVRFGIGRFNTTAEINSAADQLIASHQKLVG; encoded by the coding sequence ATGATCTATCTCGACCATCATGCCACCACGCCCTGCGACCCTCGTGTCGTGGAAGCGATGTTGCCCTATCTGACGCAGCACTTTGGCAACCCACACAGTGATTCGCACGAAGCTGGGCGCGAAGTTCGTCGAGCGATCGAACAATCGATCGATTCAATGGCTGCGATCCTGAACGCTCCCAGAGAAAATTTGGTGGTAACATCGGGAGCCACCGAAAGCATCAACCTGGCGATGCGAGGTGTCCTGATGCACCCGCGTTGCAAACGGCATCAAGTGGTCGTGTGCGACACCGAACATCCGGCGGTCTTGGAAGTCGCTGAAGATCTTTCCAAGCAAAGCATCGCCGGTGGCCAGCCCATTGAAATAGTCCGTGCCGGAGTTCATCCGCACGATCATCGCTTCGCCGGACAAGTTGACTTGGACCAGTTGCGGGCAGCGATTGGCGAACACACCGCACTGGTTTCGATCATGTGGGCCAACAACGAAATTGGCTCCATCATGCCCATCAAAACGATCGCGGAGATCACGCATGAAGCGGGTGCACTGCTGCACTGCGACGCAACTCAAGCGGTCGGGCGTTTGCCGGTGGATATGCGTTCGGCTGACGTTGATCTGCTATCTGCGTCAGCGCACAAGTTCTATGGCCCCAAGAGCACTGGCCTGTTGGTGGTCGGCAACGGCAATCGTCGCGTTCGACTGCGTCCCCAAATCATCGGCGGCGGCCAGCAACGCGGGCTCCGTGGTGGAACGCTCAACCCTGCGACCATTGTCGCGATGGCGACCGCGATGCGAATCGCGATTGACGATCTGGATGGTGACACGTCGCGAATTCTTGAGTTGCGAGAGTCGCTTTGGGATCGTTTGAGTTCTGCGATCGAAGGTTTGCAGCTCAATGGCATCGATTGGCGAGAGGAAACTTCACTTCGTTTGCCGGGCAATCTCAACGTGCGACTGCGAGACATCGAAGGCGAATCCTGGATGGCGGCGACTCCGGACGTGGCGTTCAGCAGCGGGTCGGCATGCAGCAGCACCGAGGCTCTTCCAAGTCACGTGTTGTTGGCGATGGGATTGTCCGAGTCCGAGGCCCGCCGCAGTGTTCGATTCGGCATCGGTCGGTTCAACACCACCGCCGAAATCAACTCCGCGGCCGATCAACTGATCGCATCGCATCAAAAATTGGTTGGTTAA
- a CDS encoding sulfite exporter TauE/SafE family protein, which yields MLLGGKFWIVAWFFLAALVYSSAGFGGGSTYTALLVLNDVDHRVLPMLSLACNLLVVSGACLRFATQRQIPWSRSIPLVVGSIPLAWVGGSIPLDREVFVPLLSGTLIVAGVLLLIGRSKERSDETSSRENQPEKVSLANQTGSSRMNSWWRSGVIWQASLGAGLGLLAGLVGIGGGIFLSPVLHLTRWSHARDIAATSSLFILVNSVAGLVGQTSKHAWSLSEIATEFQTHAPWWPWLFVSVLIGGQIGNRAASSWLSQLTLRRITAVIVLAAGIRLGWM from the coding sequence ATGTTATTAGGCGGAAAGTTTTGGATCGTCGCGTGGTTCTTTTTGGCCGCTTTGGTGTACAGCAGCGCAGGCTTCGGCGGCGGGTCCACTTACACCGCATTGTTGGTACTCAACGACGTGGACCATCGCGTTCTGCCCATGCTTTCACTGGCTTGCAACTTGCTCGTCGTGTCAGGTGCATGCTTGCGTTTCGCGACCCAAAGGCAAATCCCGTGGTCACGCAGCATTCCCTTGGTTGTCGGCTCCATCCCTCTGGCTTGGGTCGGCGGATCAATCCCCCTGGACCGGGAAGTGTTTGTGCCGTTGCTAAGCGGAACGCTGATTGTCGCTGGCGTTTTGCTTTTGATTGGCCGGTCGAAAGAACGCAGCGACGAAACGTCATCGCGAGAGAACCAACCCGAGAAAGTTTCGCTAGCAAATCAAACCGGATCGAGCCGCATGAATTCTTGGTGGAGATCCGGTGTGATCTGGCAAGCGAGCCTTGGTGCCGGCTTGGGTTTGCTTGCTGGATTGGTCGGCATCGGAGGCGGCATTTTTTTGTCGCCCGTGCTGCATCTGACTCGCTGGAGTCACGCTCGTGACATCGCGGCGACCAGTTCGTTGTTCATCCTGGTCAACTCGGTGGCAGGATTGGTCGGCCAAACCAGCAAGCACGCATGGTCACTCAGCGAAATCGCGACGGAGTTTCAAACGCATGCTCCGTGGTGGCCTTGGTTGTTCGTCAGCGTTTTGATCGGCGGCCAGATTGGAAACCGAGCCGCCTCGAGTTGGCTGTCGCAACTGACACTCCGCCGAATCACCGCTGTGATTGTGCTGGCCGCGGGCATTCGCCTGGGCTGGATGTAG